One segment of Daphnia magna isolate NIES linkage group LG2, ASM2063170v1.1, whole genome shotgun sequence DNA contains the following:
- the LOC116915329 gene encoding LOW QUALITY PROTEIN: tetratricopeptide repeat protein 28 (The sequence of the model RefSeq protein was modified relative to this genomic sequence to represent the inferred CDS: inserted 2 bases in 1 codon; deleted 1 base in 1 codon), giving the protein MSLRDSSEVEVDADSELSAASKASFLDKVRQSNQACQNGDFETAVGLYGEAIALDPCNHILFSNRSAALVKLGHFARALQDASRAVELNAKWPKGYYRQGVALQCLGRHSDALAAFSSGLAQDPKSLQLLAGLVEAAMKSPLRSTLEPTYRQLQAMRLDKSPFVVISVIGQELLAAGHYKAAVVVLEAALRIGTCSLKLRGSVFSALSSAYWALSMLDQAISYMQQDLSVAKSLGDTVGECRAHGNLGSAYFSKGNFKEALTSHRYQLVLAMKCKDNQAAALALTSLGHVYTAIGDYPNALASHKQCLQLVKQLGERLPEAREVGNVGAVYLAMGDFDAAVECHMEHLRIAKQLGNRVEEARAYSNLGSSHHFRRNFERAITFHNHVLHIAQELSDRNIEARAYAGLGHAARCMSDYGQAKRWHERQLDMALNTRDKVAEGRACSNLGIVYQLLGDHDAALKLHQAHLNIARVLQDRAGMGRAYGNIGNAYSAMGYYEQAIKYHKQELTISKEVNDRSSEASTHGNLAVAYQALHMHDMAVLHYHSHLNIARELKDTAGEACALLNLGNCHSSRAEFGAAVTFYEQYLMLSQELQDVEGEAKACHFLGYAHYCLGNFKEAIRYYDQDLALAKDLQDKMNMGRAYCNLGLSHLALGNMETALECQRYFLTITHITKHAVGKFRALGNIGDLMLKMNQSEEAVSIYQKQLQLAKQMREKNMEASSYAALAVAHRHMGYQDKALGCYTQELTLRQETGDVRGECRAHGHLASVHMALGNYTHAIKCYEEQLDRAKELRDSTMEAQAHGNLGIARLNMGHYEEAIGYFEQQLATLAQLSTATAMLDKGRAFGNLGDCYDALGDYDEAIKCHEQCLAIALKTKSLRDQEHAYRGLGQSHRCLGNLQQALVCFEKRLVVAHELGNTAAKAQAYGELGQLHSVLGNFEQAVSCLEHQISIARKLSDRQVEAEAASGLGCVYQQMGDHSKALQYHQLDLRLAEETGSSGGQCRAYGNLGATQESLGHLDEAVHCHEQHLSMAAQINDKVAKTKAFASLGRLHHGLGNPSQAVAYLQQGLQISEALSLREEEARIRHRLGLALWGSGDLEGTQGHMERAAGLLEAVRREARGSADYRLSLFDLQTACYQILQRVLVDLGRSSEALLVAERGRTRAFVDLLLERQGAATSDAETRGSHGRVALFDDSLPVSVEQIMEIVNKQKASVLYYSLAAGYLYCWLIVPAKGVVAFHQAAINAEGVDGVRADSSDCGNGGQDNETELPKGEGSLLDQYIQGIREALGVEWQSSGGNGREDNGDLEDLWSQHLGELGDKMNQEGDRSGFLRMVNRSHAFNSSNYSLSSLFSLGSVSINSGQSSSQLSSVSRPGSLRHSRRSLWQGPACLRSLYDLLLAPVEDRLTQYGQSPLSASSTSRELVLVLDGDLYLVPFALLKPQSSNDYLCERFSLIVSPSLTSLRTGQKSASRNNKLLQMHQTRSAGPLTAVSLSSYSSGMVGGDSLEQQPATSALVIGNPKMSQSVVEQWGWTDIPYAEQEAVVIAEMLQTPSLLAGAAATKDAVLRHLSQVECIHFATHVSWKMSAIVLAPSMDGLAASDGDGASTTGSARPSLHQQDDDIKSVASGIAPSSSAATTDLPALSEFLLTAADILNLRLCARLVVVSSVHTRDHHGVADSDGVVGLTRALLAAGAQSVLVSLWPVPDTAVKIFMRTFYSSLLQGARASRALSEAQQTVQHTKHFAHPANWAGFVLVGADVRLSNKVALMGQALTELLKTPEKCRDALRVTLHLVEKSLQRIHRGYRNAMYTTQRSIENKVGPVTGWKELLISVGFRFEPAANNIPASVFFPQSDPGERLTQCSASLQALLGLTTPSLLAISKLLASSEASTDDITAVLRNATVQLGLRDLESESVDIPVPVKLWRLPGCHELLASLGFDLMEVGRNEVTLRTGKLANKRNIQFALQALLALFETLDTPTSLSLDSSSSVESLTSDEEEEEQEQDGTSNNQRNVVSNRSGRSAPSVVNSGGGSGGANGTGRVGTGTHQTYSSLVSRRMPLSASVKSAFSSYVRSGCRGEPDGRTAVGGDSRGRESDAAFTPSPVDPVHRTSLGHRGGQSGGIAGLLAGMSSSAGSDRGVPVPSLRMSLTLAHQSKIRSMYCSRQSLASQENSSPASEMGTPMQNSGSNNPSRPDSSSSTTSSADWESGLSTVRRQPPISTSLGKGQTSNPRKVEDISAFNESRLRLDAKSFGLQNNTMADARSRSRFKPSGGFAAGLKRQMALHQAVADDNENGNNGKTGSARSGSLDTLDRLSVRSELAKAPSAFPAAGPAMQQRRRHRSVERQLDDDTDSVICETNVTPDREAVSHVNERFSAAVFHHSKPGKLVMAKAAAAATRTLHKGGTTRPSMTNQRPLDNCPSDHEMEASSVIYSLRPGESELSSGVQLSHNAGSRSIQDHIIATQMNRLNREMPISDVYHERNMGLGLAPPLSELLVNTNGPNGNLVAAAATGSSSVTSSEDVFNSFDQISLADTVTELGDKTEPSALXIKNLGYAKRPPPRPTKLQQFGSSWGASSGAFHATGSRLQHRISVFDTSSPEAEISTSSATMTLRQGILDMTRRDEADGRSMTDSNYSGYSPHRNLKLSTAMPHQQHANVGRVTDSSVISKENKSNTIHAVAIIESDARANDIA; this is encoded by the exons gtggaggTGGATGCGGACTCTGAACTGTCGGCGGCCAGCAAGGCCAGTTTCCTGGACAAGGTACGCCAATCAAATCAGGCCTGCCAGAATGGCGACTTCGAGACAGCCGTCGGCCTTTACGGCGAAGCCATTGCACTCGATCCGTGCAATCACATCCTCTTTTCCAACCGATCGGCCGCTCTTGTCAAACTCGGACACTTTGCCCGCGCTCTTCAGGATGCCTCGCGAGCCGTTGAACTCAACGCCAAATGGCCAAAA GGTTATTACCGTCAAGGGGTGGCGCTGCAATGTCTCGGCCGGCATTCGGACGCTTTGGCGGCCTTCAGTTCTGGCCTGGCGCAGGACCCGAAATCCCTGCAGCTACTC GCCGGTTTGGTGGAAGCGGCCATGAAGTCGCCGTTGCGGTCCACCTTGGAACCGACCTACAGACAACTGCAGGCCATGCGACTGGACAAGTCTCCTTTCGTCGTCATTTCAGTCATCGGTCAAGAACTGCTGGCCGCTGGCCATTACAAGGCGGCCGTTGTCGTCCTGGAGGCGGCGCTCCGCATCGGCACATGTTCCCTCAAATTACGCGGATCCGTTTTTTCCGCACTGTCGTCCGCCTATTGGGCGCTTTCCATGCTGGAccag GCAATCAGCTACATGCAACAGGATTTGTCGGTTGCCAAATCGCTGGGCGACACGGTGGGCGAATGTCGAGCCCACGGCAACCTGGGCTCGGCCTATTTCAGCAAAGGCAATTTTAAAGAGGCGTTGACGTCCCATCGCTACCAGCTCGTTCTGGCCATGAAGTGCAAAGATAACCAAGCGGCCGCATTGGCCTTGACTAGTCTAG gCCACGTTTACACAGCGATCGGCGATTATCCGAACGCCCTGGCCAGCCACAAGCAATGCCTCCAATTGGTCAAACAACTGGGCGAAAGGTTGCCCGAAGCCCGCGAAGTGGGCAACGTCGGGGCCGTCTATCTGGCAATGGGCGATTTCGATGCGGCCGTAGAGTGTCACATGGAACACTTGAGGATAGCCAAGCAATTAGGCAATCGGGTAGAGGAGGCCAGGGCCTATTCGAATCTCGGCTCGTCGCATCATTTTCGGCGCAATTTCGAACGGGCCATCACCTTCCACAATCACGTGCTGCACATCGCCCAGGAGCTCAGCGACAGGAACATCGAAGCCAGGGCCTATGCGGGACTGGGTCACGCTGCCCGCTGCATGTCAGACTACGGCCAGGCCAAGAGGTGGCACGAACGCCAACTGGACATGGCGTTGAACACGAGAGACAAAGTGGCCGAAGGACGGGCCTGTTCCAACCTGGGCATCGTGTATCAGTTGCTGGGCGACCACGACGCAGCGCTGAAACTTCACCAGGCTCATTTGAATATCGCCCGCGTCTTGCAAGATCGGGCGGGAATGGGCCGCGCTTATGGCAACATTGGGAACGCTTACAGCGCCATGGGCTATTACGAGCAGGCCATTAAGTATCACAAACAAGAGCTGACCATCTCCAAGGAGGTGAACGACAGGAGCTCAGAAGCGTCGACGCACGGCAACCTGGCCGTCGCCTATCAGGCGCTGCACATGCACGACATGGCCGTCCTGCATTACCACAGCCATTTGAATATCGCCCGCGAGCTGAAAGACACGGCCGGCGAGGCCTGCGCCCTCCTCAACCTGGGCAATTGCCACAGTTCGCGGGCGGAATTCGGCGCCGCCGTCACGTTTTACGAGCAGTACTTGATGCTGTCTCAAGAGCTGCAGGATGTCGAGGGTGAGGCTAAAGCGTGTCACTTCCTCGGCTACGCCCATTATTGCCTGGGCAATTTCAAAGAAGCCATCCGCTATTACGATCAGGATCTAGCCCTGGCCAAGGATTTGCAGGACAAGATGAACATGGGCCGAGCCTATTGCAACCTGGGTCTTTCCCATTTGGCCCTGGGCAACATGGAGACGGCCCTGGAATGCCAACGCTACTTCCTGACCATAACGCACATCACCAAACACGCGGTGGGCAAGTTCCGCGCGCTGGGCAACATCGGCGATTTGATGCTGAAGATGAACCAGTCGGAAGAGGCCGTTAGCATTTACCAGAAGCAGCTGCAGCTGGCCAAACAAATGCGCGAAAAGAACATGGAAGCCTCGTCCTACGCCGCCCTGGCCGTCGCTCATCGGCACATGGGCTACCAGGACAAGGCGCTCGGCTGCTACACGCAAGAGCTGACGCTCAGGCAAGAGACGGGCGACGTGCGAGGAGAATGTCGAGCTCACGGCCACTTGGCTAGCGTTCACATGGCCCTCGGTAATTACACGCACGCCATCAAGTGCTACGAAGAGCAACTGGACCGAGCCAAGGAGCTCAGGGACTCGACGATGGAAGCCCAAGCTCACG GCAACCTGGGCATCGCACGGTTAAATATGGGTCATTACGAGGAAGCCATCGGCTATTTTGAACAGCAATTGGCCACTTTAGCCCAACTTTCGACGGCCACTGCCATGCTGGACAAGGGCAGGGCGTTCGGTAACCTAGGCGACTGTTACGACGCTCTAGGCGATTACGACGAAGCAATCAAGTGCCACGAACAATGTCTGGCCATTGCGCTGAAGACTAAGAGCCTTCGAGATCAAGAACACGCGTACCGTGGCCTGGGCCAATCGCATCGCTGCCTGGGCAATCTCCAGCAGGCGCTCGTCTGCTTCGAGAAGCGACTGGTCGTGGCCCACGAGCTGGGCAACACTGCGGCCAAAGCGCAGGCTTACGGAGAGCTTGGTCAACTGCACAGTGTCCTGGGCAATTTTGAGCAGGCCGTTTCGTGCCTGGAACATCAGATTTCCATCGCTCGCAAACTGAGTGATCGTCAAGTAGAGGCCGAAGCGGCCAGCGGACTGGGGTGCGTCTACCAGCAAATGGGAGACCATTCCAAAGCACTGCAATACCATCAACTCGATCTTCGGCTGGCCGAAGAAACGGGCTCGTCCGGCGGACAGTGCCGGGCGTACGGCAATCTCGGAGCCACCCAGGAATCACTGGGACATTTAGACGAAGCAGTTCATTGCCATGAGCAGCACTTGAGCATGGCGGCACAAATCAATGACAAGGTGGCCAAAACAAAAGCTTTCGCTAGCTTGGGCCGTCTTCATCATGGTTTGGGGAATCCCAGCCAGGCCGTTGCCTACCTCCAGCAAGGTCTGCAGATTTCGGAGGCCCTCAGTCTACGAGAAGAAGAAGCCCGCATTCGCCACCGGTTGGGACTGGCTCTGTGGGGATCGGGCGACCTGGAAGGCACGCAAGGCCACATGGAACGGGCAGCCGGACTTCTGGAAGCCGTCAGACGGGAAGCCCGCGGTAGTGCCGATTATCGACTCTCCCTCTTCGACCTCCAGACGGCCTGTTATCAAATTCTACAACGAGTTTTGGTCGATTTGGGCCGTTCCAGCGAGGCCCTCCTCGTAGCTGAACGTGGACGGACCAGAGCCTTTGTCGATTTGCTACTCGAACGTCAGGGGGCGGCGACCAGTGACGCCGAAACCCGCGGAAGTCACGGCCGGGTGGCTCTTTTTGACGACTCGCTGCCCGTCAGCGTCGAACAGATTATGGAAATTGTGAACAAGCAAAAAGCCTCCGTGCTCTACTACAGTTTGGCAGCCGGATACCTTTACTGTTGGCTCATAGTTCCAGCTAAAGGCGTGGTTGCCTTCCATCAAGCCGCCATCAATGCGGAAGGAGTCGACGGAGTTCGAGCTGATTCTTCCGATTGCGGCAACGGTGGACAAGATAATGAAACTGAATTACCAAAAGGGGAAGGATCTTTGCTGGATCAGTACATCCAGGGAATCCGCGAAGCTCTTGGAGTCGAGTGGCAATCGAGCGGTGGCAACGGCCGCGAAGATAACGGCGACCTGGAAGATCTTTGGTCTCAACATTTGGGCGAACTCGGAGATAAAATGAATCAGGAAGGAGATCGTTCCGGTTTCTTGCGGATGGTCAATCGTTCTCACGCTTTCAACAGCAGTAATTACAGTTTGTCCAGCCTGTTCAGCCTGGGTAGTGTGTCCATCAATAGCGGACAGTCTTCCAGTCAATTGTCGTCCGTCTCCAGACCGGGCAGTTTACGCCATTCACGTAGAAGCCTTTGGCAAGGACCCGCCTGTCTCCGTTCGCTCTACGATTTGCTATTGGCGCCCGTCGAAGATCGTCTGACGCAATACGGCCAATCACCCCTATCGGCCAGCTCGACCTCCAGAGAACTGGTCCTCGTACTGGACGGTGACCTCTACCTTGTTCCGTTTGCCCTCCTCAAACCTCAGAGCAGCAACGATTACCTTTGCGAACGATTCAGTTTGATTGTCAGTCCGTCTTTGACGTCACTTAGGACGGGCCAAAAGAGCGCAAGTCGCAATAATAAATTGCTGCAAATGCATCAAACACGTTCAGCTGGCCCACTGACGGCCGTCTCGCTTTCGAGCTACTCGTCCGGTATGGTAGGTGGCGATTCACTGGAACAACAGCCGGCCACATCGGCATTGGTCATTGGTAACCCCAAAATGAGCCAATCCGTCGTGGAACAATGGGGATGGACGGACATTCCTTACGCCGAACAGGAGGCCGTTGTCATAGCTGAAATGCTGCAAACACCTTCGCTGCTGGCCGGAGCTGCAGCCACAAAAGATGCTGTCCTCCGCCATTTATCACAAGTCGAATGCATCCATTTCGCCACTCATGTCTCGTGGAAGATGTCGGCCATTGTTTTGGCACCGTCCATGGACGGACTGGCTGCTAGCGACGGTGATGGAGCCAGCACGACGGGCAGCGCTCGTCCATCACTTCACCAACAAGATGATGATATCAAATCTGTGGCTTCCGGAATAGCTCCGTCTTCATCGGCCGCTACGACTGACTTACCAGCCTTATCCGAATTCTTGCTGACGGCCGCTGATATCCTTAATCTGCGTCTGTGTGCCCGTCTCGTTGTGGTCAGTTCAGTTCACACTCGCGACCATCACGGTGTGGCTGATTCGGATGGAGTAGTTGGCCTGACTCGAGCTTTGTTAGCTGCTGGAGCTCAATCCGTCCTCGTTTCCCTATGGCCCGTCCCCGACACGGCCGTCAAAATCTTCATGCGTACCTTCTATTCTTCGCTGTTACAG GGAGCGAGAGCAAGCCGGGCATTGTCTGAAGCCCAGCAAACTGTTCAACACACGAAACACTTTGCCCATCCAGCCAATTGGGCGGGTTTCGTTCTTGTAGGAGCGGACGTCAGGCTGTCTAATAAAGTGGCGTTGATGGGCCAGGCGTTGACGGAATTGCTCAAGACGCCGGAAAAATGCCGCGACGCGTTGAGAGTGACGCTCCATTTGGTGGAGAAGTCCCTCCAGCGGATCCATCGAGGATACCGCAACGCTATGTACACGACGCAGCGAAGTATCGAGAATAAGGTCGGCCCAGTCACCGGATGGAAAGAGCTCCTCATATCGGTCGGGTTCCGTTTCGAACCGGCGGCTAATAACATCCCAGCGTCCGTCTTCTTCCCGCAAAGCGATCCGGGCGAACGACTGACTCAATGCTCGGCCAGTCTCCAGGCTTTGCTGGGATTGACTACACCCTCTTTGCTGGCCATTTCTAAATTGCTGGCCAGTTCCGAAGCTTCGACTGACGATATAACGGCCGTTTTGCGCAACGCCACTGTCCAGCTGGGCTTACGGGACCTGGAAAGCGAGAGCGTCGATATCCCCGTTCCAGTCAAATTATGGCGTTTGCCCGGCTGCCACGAATTGTTGGCATCGCTCGGTTTCGACCTGATGGAAGTTGGACGCAACGAAGTGACACTCAGGACGGGAAAACTGGCCAATAAGCGCAATATCCAATTCGCCCTTCAAGCTCTTTTGGCTCTGTTCG AAACTTTAGACACCCCCACCAGCCTATCACTGGACTCGTCCAGCTCTGTAGAGAGCCTGACATCCgacgaggaagaagaagagcagGAACAGGACGGAACGTCCAACAACCAACGGAACGTTGTATCTAATCGATCCGGCCGTTCTGCGCCATCTGTTGTCAACAGCGGCGGAGGATCTGGGGGAGCCAACGGAACTGGAAGAGTTGGAACAGGAACTCATCAAACCTATTCCAGTTTGGTGTCCCGCCGGATGCCCCTGTCCGCCAGTGTCAAGTCGGCATTCAGCAGTTACGTTCGCAGTGGCTGTCGGGGTGAACCAGATGGCAGGACGGCCGTAGGAGGTGATTCACGTGGCCGGGAGAGTGACGCTGCTTTTACTCCTAGTCCCGTCGATCCTGTACACCGCACAA GCTTGGGTCATAGAGGAGGACAAAGTGGTGGAATCGCTGGCCTGCTGGCCGGTATGTCCAGCAGTGCCGGAAGCGATCGAGGAGTTCCAGTACCGAGCCTACGCATGTCGTTGACGTTGGCCCATCAATCTAAAATCCGTTCCATGTACTGCTCACGTCAAAGTTTGGCTTCTCAAGAAAACAGCTCGCCGGCCAGCGAGATGGGCACTCCCATGCAAAACAGTGGCAGCAACAATCCGTCGCGTCCGGATTCTTCTTCCAGCACTACCAGCTCGGCGGACTGGGAAAGCGGATTGTCAACCGTCCGTCGCCAGCCGCCCATCTCCACCTCACTGGGCAAAGGCCAAACATCCAATCCGCGCAAAGTGGAGGACATTAGCGCATTTAACGAATCGCGTTTGAGGCTAGACGCTAAAAGCTTCGGCCTGCAGAACAACACAATGGCCGACGCTCGTTCACGGTCCCGTTTCAAGCCATCTGGCGGTTTCGCTGCTGGACTTAAAAGACAAATGGCTCTTCATCAAGCCGTGGCCGATGATAACGAAAATGGTAATAATGGCAAAACAGGATCGGCTCGTTCTGGCTCACTGGACACACTCGATCGTCTAAGCGTCCGCAGCGAGCTGGCCAAAGCTCCGTCTGCTTTCCCAGCGGCTGGGCCGGCTATGCAACAACGTCGTCGCCATCGATCTGTGGAGCGTCAACTGGATGATGACACCGACTCAGTCATTTGCGAGACCAATGTCACACCCGACCGTGAAGCTGTTTCTCACGTCAATGAACGTTTCTCGGCCGCCGTGTTCCATCACTCGAAACCGGGCAAGTTAGTAATGGCCAAAGCGGCCGCTGCGGCTACGAGGACGCTCCATAAAGGAGGAACAACTCGGCCGTCTATGACGAACCAACGGCCGTTAGACAATTGTCCATCGGATCACGAAATGGAAGCGTCCAGCGTCATCTATTCCTTACGTCCAGGAGAGTCGGAATTGTCCAGCGGAGTTCAGTTGTCACACAATGCCGGTTCACGTAGCATCCAGGATCACATCATCGCAACGCAAATGAATCGACTCAACCGCGAAATGCCAATTTCCGATGTCTATCACGAACGAAATATGGGTCTTGGCCTGGCTCCGCCCCTCTCCGAGCTGCTAGTCAACACGAATGGCCCTAACGGCAACTTGGTGGCAGCAGCGGCAACAGGGTCGAGCAGCGTGACTTCGTCCGAGGACGTTTTCAATTCGTTTGATCAAATCTCATTGGCTGACACGGTGACGGAACTCGGTGATAAAACAGAACCATCTGCTTT AATAAAGAATCTTGGCTACGCAAAACGACCACCTCCTCGCCCCACCAAACTGCAACAGTTCGGGTCATCGTGGGGCGCGTCGAGTGGAGCGTTCCATGCCACGGGTTCACGCCTTCAACATCGTATTAGTGTTTTCGATACGTCATCCCCCGAAGCGGAAATATCAACTTCTTCGGCCACTATGACCCTCCGTCAAGGTATTTTGGATATGACGAGACGGGATGAAGCGGATGGTCGTTCCATGACTGACTCGAACTACAGCGGCTATTCGCCGCATCGTAACTTGAAATTATCGACCGCAATGCCGCATCAGCAGCACGCCAATGTCGGTCGTGTCACAGACTCGTCCGTCATCAGCAAAGAGAACAAGAGTAACACGATTCACGCTGTTGCCATCATCGAATCTGACGCAAGAGCCAATGACATCGCTTGA